From Toxorhynchites rutilus septentrionalis strain SRP chromosome 2, ASM2978413v1, whole genome shotgun sequence, a single genomic window includes:
- the LOC129771043 gene encoding uncharacterized protein LOC129771043 isoform X1, with protein sequence MEAENLMQQVRELNEKLQQREEQISQLQAPCTKLDALAEQIVLKIGQQEDNVSELIFPGVYRTTISRPDYDSRTAITIFHEYMHHKKKQDVLTNEDQNRIIEETHQRAHRGADENYAKFKICWFLFISLLGITNSSQLHIQNLYENPLLITSEKLCRVQTGNIKIIHPIDMYEIEQTVNLLTSLSYTKFEEKNPLTNIIKYRIKKLYTNFYHIKPQNHSRQKRWDSLGYGWKWIAGSPDAQDLRIINSTMNDLIEQNNQQYQVNVQINERIKSLTNAVNQITSNLHTVKIILDELKVITIILNIDIINTLLEDIQEAIILSKTSAINGRMLSIHEISVIRTLLQNQGIEIQLPDEALQFVTPKIVVNKEMLLYILSVPQLQNRTSTVIRIYPLVQRNQMIRNTPTHLIKNENTLYTTTNPEDYVQRSSNLKEFTDKCVVSLIFGRKTECVSGTQNKTLQNFISENNLLIRNAKNQTLISTCGPNNRTLEGNFLINFDNCTIFFNEEKFYSSEYTAKLDIIQGAMHNVKVYWKLQKIYDIAHVNNQTISNRETLKHVYLRQNEFDLKLWGIFGGLSTVSMIIVAYSSVIVFRTYNLCFWMRAGKRRMKTQRDSEKGLSEVEEGAVTKGSPTILIEHPDINNTTTTSDRSTPHDVNQSVIERTNVDTHSNKLTTHQQRHPECTQ encoded by the exons ATGGAAGCAGAAAATTTAATGCAACAAGTGCGTGAATTAAACGAAAAGCTCCAGCAACGAGAGGAGCAAATCAGCCAGCTACAGGCTCCGTGTACAAAATTGGACGCTCTGGCAGAACAG ATAGTTCTAAAAATTGGACAACAAGAGGATAACGTATCTGAGCTAATTTTTCCAGGAGTCTATAGAACAACGATTTCACGGCCGGACTACGATTCCAGAACTGCTATcacgatttttcatgaatacatgcaccataaaaaaaaacag GACGTGCTAACTAACGAGGATCAAAACAGGATCATAGAAGAGACACATCAGAGAGCACATCGAGGGGCAGATGAGAACTATGCG aaattcaaaatatGTTGGTTCTTGTTCATCAGCCTATTGGGTATAACAAATTCATCCCAATTACACATACAAAATCTGTACGAAAATCCCCTATTGATAACCAGCGAGAAATTGTGTAGGGTGCAGACAGGGAATATTAAGATCATCCATCCGATTGATATGTATGAAATAGAACAAACTGTTAATTTATTAACAAGCTTATCTTACACaaagtttgaagaaaaaaatccattaacaaacattataaaatataggataaaaaaattgtacacaAATTTCTATCACATCAAACCGCAGAATCATAGTAGACAGAAACGATGGGACAGCTTAGGATATGGGTGGAAGTGGATCGCAGGATCACCGGACGCTCAGGATTTGCGAATAATTAACTCAACAATGAACGACCTTATTGAACAAAACAACCAGCAATATCAAGTTAACGTCCAGATCAATGAACGAATCAAATCACTAACGAATGCAGTAAATCAAATTACATCTAATCTACACACAGTAAAGATCATTTTGGATGAATTGAAGGTGATCACTATTATTTTGAACATCGACATAATAAACACCCTGTTAGAAGACATTCAAGAAGcaattattttatcaaaaacatcAGCGATTAACGGACGAATGCTCTCTATCCATGAAATATCCGTGATAAGAACCCTGCTCCAAAATCAAGGCATAGAAATACAGTTACCTGACGAAGCTCTTCAATTTGTAACACCCAAGATAGTCGTCAACAAAGAGATGCTGTTATACATCTTGAGTGTACCTCAGCTACAAAACAGAACGTCTACTGTCATTAGAATTTATCCATTGGTACAAAGAAACCAGATGATACGAAATACTCCAACGCACCTTATAAAAAACGAGAATACCCTTTATACCACCACGAATCCTGAAGATTATGTACAAAGGTCATCGAATTTAAAGGAATTTACAGATAAATGCGTTGTTTCACTGATTTTCGGTAGGAAAACAGAATGTGTTTCCGGGACACAAAATAAAACTCTACAAAACTTCATTTCTGAAAACAACCTTCTCATTCGCAAcgcaaaaaatcaaactttaatATCAACATGTGGACCAAATAATCGAACATTGGAAGGAAACTTTCTAATCAACTTCGACAACTGCACAATATTCTTCAATGAAGAAAAATTTTACAGCAGTGAATATACTGCCAAGCTAGATATAATCCAGGGAGCAATGCATAATGTCAAAGTATACTGGAAACTTCAGAAAATTTACGATATCGCACACGTAAATAATCAAACTATCAGCAACAGAGAAACATTGAAACATGTCTACCTCAGGCAAAACGAATTTGACTTGAAACTTTGGGGAATCTTCGGGGGATTGTCAACCGTCTCCATGATCATTGTTGCTTATAGCAGCGTCATCGTATTCAGGACCTACAACCTTTGTTTTTGGATGAGAGCAGGAAAACGTCGTATGAAAACTCAACGAGATTCCGAAAAGGGACTTTCGGAAGTAGAAGAGGGAGCAGTTACAAAAGGATCACCCACAATACTTATCGAGCATCCCGATATCAacaacacaacaacaacaagcgaTCGCTCCACGCCACACGATGTGAACCAAAGTGTCATCGAACGAACGAACGTTGACACACATTCTAACAAGCTGACCACGCACCAACAACGACACCCAGAATGCACGCAATAA
- the LOC129771043 gene encoding uncharacterized protein LOC129771043 isoform X2, giving the protein MEAENLMQQVRELNEKLQQREEQISQLQAPCTKLDALAEQDVLTNEDQNRIIEETHQRAHRGADENYAKFKICWFLFISLLGITNSSQLHIQNLYENPLLITSEKLCRVQTGNIKIIHPIDMYEIEQTVNLLTSLSYTKFEEKNPLTNIIKYRIKKLYTNFYHIKPQNHSRQKRWDSLGYGWKWIAGSPDAQDLRIINSTMNDLIEQNNQQYQVNVQINERIKSLTNAVNQITSNLHTVKIILDELKVITIILNIDIINTLLEDIQEAIILSKTSAINGRMLSIHEISVIRTLLQNQGIEIQLPDEALQFVTPKIVVNKEMLLYILSVPQLQNRTSTVIRIYPLVQRNQMIRNTPTHLIKNENTLYTTTNPEDYVQRSSNLKEFTDKCVVSLIFGRKTECVSGTQNKTLQNFISENNLLIRNAKNQTLISTCGPNNRTLEGNFLINFDNCTIFFNEEKFYSSEYTAKLDIIQGAMHNVKVYWKLQKIYDIAHVNNQTISNRETLKHVYLRQNEFDLKLWGIFGGLSTVSMIIVAYSSVIVFRTYNLCFWMRAGKRRMKTQRDSEKGLSEVEEGAVTKGSPTILIEHPDINNTTTTSDRSTPHDVNQSVIERTNVDTHSNKLTTHQQRHPECTQ; this is encoded by the exons ATGGAAGCAGAAAATTTAATGCAACAAGTGCGTGAATTAAACGAAAAGCTCCAGCAACGAGAGGAGCAAATCAGCCAGCTACAGGCTCCGTGTACAAAATTGGACGCTCTGGCAGAACAG GACGTGCTAACTAACGAGGATCAAAACAGGATCATAGAAGAGACACATCAGAGAGCACATCGAGGGGCAGATGAGAACTATGCG aaattcaaaatatGTTGGTTCTTGTTCATCAGCCTATTGGGTATAACAAATTCATCCCAATTACACATACAAAATCTGTACGAAAATCCCCTATTGATAACCAGCGAGAAATTGTGTAGGGTGCAGACAGGGAATATTAAGATCATCCATCCGATTGATATGTATGAAATAGAACAAACTGTTAATTTATTAACAAGCTTATCTTACACaaagtttgaagaaaaaaatccattaacaaacattataaaatataggataaaaaaattgtacacaAATTTCTATCACATCAAACCGCAGAATCATAGTAGACAGAAACGATGGGACAGCTTAGGATATGGGTGGAAGTGGATCGCAGGATCACCGGACGCTCAGGATTTGCGAATAATTAACTCAACAATGAACGACCTTATTGAACAAAACAACCAGCAATATCAAGTTAACGTCCAGATCAATGAACGAATCAAATCACTAACGAATGCAGTAAATCAAATTACATCTAATCTACACACAGTAAAGATCATTTTGGATGAATTGAAGGTGATCACTATTATTTTGAACATCGACATAATAAACACCCTGTTAGAAGACATTCAAGAAGcaattattttatcaaaaacatcAGCGATTAACGGACGAATGCTCTCTATCCATGAAATATCCGTGATAAGAACCCTGCTCCAAAATCAAGGCATAGAAATACAGTTACCTGACGAAGCTCTTCAATTTGTAACACCCAAGATAGTCGTCAACAAAGAGATGCTGTTATACATCTTGAGTGTACCTCAGCTACAAAACAGAACGTCTACTGTCATTAGAATTTATCCATTGGTACAAAGAAACCAGATGATACGAAATACTCCAACGCACCTTATAAAAAACGAGAATACCCTTTATACCACCACGAATCCTGAAGATTATGTACAAAGGTCATCGAATTTAAAGGAATTTACAGATAAATGCGTTGTTTCACTGATTTTCGGTAGGAAAACAGAATGTGTTTCCGGGACACAAAATAAAACTCTACAAAACTTCATTTCTGAAAACAACCTTCTCATTCGCAAcgcaaaaaatcaaactttaatATCAACATGTGGACCAAATAATCGAACATTGGAAGGAAACTTTCTAATCAACTTCGACAACTGCACAATATTCTTCAATGAAGAAAAATTTTACAGCAGTGAATATACTGCCAAGCTAGATATAATCCAGGGAGCAATGCATAATGTCAAAGTATACTGGAAACTTCAGAAAATTTACGATATCGCACACGTAAATAATCAAACTATCAGCAACAGAGAAACATTGAAACATGTCTACCTCAGGCAAAACGAATTTGACTTGAAACTTTGGGGAATCTTCGGGGGATTGTCAACCGTCTCCATGATCATTGTTGCTTATAGCAGCGTCATCGTATTCAGGACCTACAACCTTTGTTTTTGGATGAGAGCAGGAAAACGTCGTATGAAAACTCAACGAGATTCCGAAAAGGGACTTTCGGAAGTAGAAGAGGGAGCAGTTACAAAAGGATCACCCACAATACTTATCGAGCATCCCGATATCAacaacacaacaacaacaagcgaTCGCTCCACGCCACACGATGTGAACCAAAGTGTCATCGAACGAACGAACGTTGACACACATTCTAACAAGCTGACCACGCACCAACAACGACACCCAGAATGCACGCAATAA
- the LOC129771043 gene encoding uncharacterized protein LOC129771043 isoform X3, which translates to MHHKKKQDVLTNEDQNRIIEETHQRAHRGADENYAKFKICWFLFISLLGITNSSQLHIQNLYENPLLITSEKLCRVQTGNIKIIHPIDMYEIEQTVNLLTSLSYTKFEEKNPLTNIIKYRIKKLYTNFYHIKPQNHSRQKRWDSLGYGWKWIAGSPDAQDLRIINSTMNDLIEQNNQQYQVNVQINERIKSLTNAVNQITSNLHTVKIILDELKVITIILNIDIINTLLEDIQEAIILSKTSAINGRMLSIHEISVIRTLLQNQGIEIQLPDEALQFVTPKIVVNKEMLLYILSVPQLQNRTSTVIRIYPLVQRNQMIRNTPTHLIKNENTLYTTTNPEDYVQRSSNLKEFTDKCVVSLIFGRKTECVSGTQNKTLQNFISENNLLIRNAKNQTLISTCGPNNRTLEGNFLINFDNCTIFFNEEKFYSSEYTAKLDIIQGAMHNVKVYWKLQKIYDIAHVNNQTISNRETLKHVYLRQNEFDLKLWGIFGGLSTVSMIIVAYSSVIVFRTYNLCFWMRAGKRRMKTQRDSEKGLSEVEEGAVTKGSPTILIEHPDINNTTTTSDRSTPHDVNQSVIERTNVDTHSNKLTTHQQRHPECTQ; encoded by the exons atgcaccataaaaaaaaacag GACGTGCTAACTAACGAGGATCAAAACAGGATCATAGAAGAGACACATCAGAGAGCACATCGAGGGGCAGATGAGAACTATGCG aaattcaaaatatGTTGGTTCTTGTTCATCAGCCTATTGGGTATAACAAATTCATCCCAATTACACATACAAAATCTGTACGAAAATCCCCTATTGATAACCAGCGAGAAATTGTGTAGGGTGCAGACAGGGAATATTAAGATCATCCATCCGATTGATATGTATGAAATAGAACAAACTGTTAATTTATTAACAAGCTTATCTTACACaaagtttgaagaaaaaaatccattaacaaacattataaaatataggataaaaaaattgtacacaAATTTCTATCACATCAAACCGCAGAATCATAGTAGACAGAAACGATGGGACAGCTTAGGATATGGGTGGAAGTGGATCGCAGGATCACCGGACGCTCAGGATTTGCGAATAATTAACTCAACAATGAACGACCTTATTGAACAAAACAACCAGCAATATCAAGTTAACGTCCAGATCAATGAACGAATCAAATCACTAACGAATGCAGTAAATCAAATTACATCTAATCTACACACAGTAAAGATCATTTTGGATGAATTGAAGGTGATCACTATTATTTTGAACATCGACATAATAAACACCCTGTTAGAAGACATTCAAGAAGcaattattttatcaaaaacatcAGCGATTAACGGACGAATGCTCTCTATCCATGAAATATCCGTGATAAGAACCCTGCTCCAAAATCAAGGCATAGAAATACAGTTACCTGACGAAGCTCTTCAATTTGTAACACCCAAGATAGTCGTCAACAAAGAGATGCTGTTATACATCTTGAGTGTACCTCAGCTACAAAACAGAACGTCTACTGTCATTAGAATTTATCCATTGGTACAAAGAAACCAGATGATACGAAATACTCCAACGCACCTTATAAAAAACGAGAATACCCTTTATACCACCACGAATCCTGAAGATTATGTACAAAGGTCATCGAATTTAAAGGAATTTACAGATAAATGCGTTGTTTCACTGATTTTCGGTAGGAAAACAGAATGTGTTTCCGGGACACAAAATAAAACTCTACAAAACTTCATTTCTGAAAACAACCTTCTCATTCGCAAcgcaaaaaatcaaactttaatATCAACATGTGGACCAAATAATCGAACATTGGAAGGAAACTTTCTAATCAACTTCGACAACTGCACAATATTCTTCAATGAAGAAAAATTTTACAGCAGTGAATATACTGCCAAGCTAGATATAATCCAGGGAGCAATGCATAATGTCAAAGTATACTGGAAACTTCAGAAAATTTACGATATCGCACACGTAAATAATCAAACTATCAGCAACAGAGAAACATTGAAACATGTCTACCTCAGGCAAAACGAATTTGACTTGAAACTTTGGGGAATCTTCGGGGGATTGTCAACCGTCTCCATGATCATTGTTGCTTATAGCAGCGTCATCGTATTCAGGACCTACAACCTTTGTTTTTGGATGAGAGCAGGAAAACGTCGTATGAAAACTCAACGAGATTCCGAAAAGGGACTTTCGGAAGTAGAAGAGGGAGCAGTTACAAAAGGATCACCCACAATACTTATCGAGCATCCCGATATCAacaacacaacaacaacaagcgaTCGCTCCACGCCACACGATGTGAACCAAAGTGTCATCGAACGAACGAACGTTGACACACATTCTAACAAGCTGACCACGCACCAACAACGACACCCAGAATGCACGCAATAA